The following coding sequences lie in one Stigmatopora argus isolate UIUO_Sarg chromosome 5, RoL_Sarg_1.0, whole genome shotgun sequence genomic window:
- the git2a gene encoding ARF GTPase-activating protein GIT2a isoform X10, with the protein MSKRMRNTEVCADCSVPEPRWASVNRGVLICDECCSVHRSLGRHSSQVRHLTQTPWPPTQLQMVQMLYSNGANSIWEHSLLDPASVMSGKRKANPQDKLHPNKSEFIKAKYQMLAFVHRIPCREDDSLTAKDLSKQLHSSVRTGNLETCLRLLSLGAQANFFHPEKGNTPLHVAAKAGQVSQAELLTVYGADPGAPDSNGKTPIDYAREAGHHELADRLVEIQYELTDRLAFYLCGRKPDHKNGLHFIVPQMADSSLDLSELAKAAKKKLQSLSNHLFEELAMDVYDEVDRRETDAVWLATQNHSALVTETTLVPFLPVNPEYSSTRNQGRQKLARFNAHEFATLVIDILSDAKRRQQGNSVTIPKDNVELILKSMSTRPCSDSQDNDQPDYDSVASDEDTDQEIPSSKGDRTKSLDSDLSDGPITMQEYLEVKNALSASEAKIQHLLKANSNLSDELRLMQKKLQSLQSENTSLRRQVTANIYQIPSTSDYPDPSSPSALKRRQSARASRPMSMYETGSGLKPYLPKGESPYPEEAIPTLHPFPPHKEKGAFVTTSSSLPSFPSTLSWSKDESNLKASKLDKQSSMPESDYDNTFNDSEVDDSGACRRGRLRSSGRLGEGSSIPELDDPEVELDSTLPSTEDVIRKTEQITKNIQELLRAAQDNKHERPCEREGVRRLRHSLGCFSTLVPWAEKPPAPLHPLSLRSPDPSSCFIPCSERIHVAVTEMAALFPKRPRSETVRSSLRLLTASACRLQSECRKALPPEGFPGPDMQLVTQQVIQCAYDIAKAAKQLVTITTKENTN; encoded by the exons ATGTCCAAACGCATGAGGAACACGGAGGTGTGTGCAGACTGTTCCGTCCCAG AACCCCGCTGGGCCTCAGTGAATAGGGGTGTGTTGATTTGTGATGAGTGTTGCAGTGTTCATCGAAGTCTGGGCAGGCACAGCTCACAAGTCCGCCATCTGACTCAAACGCCATGGCCTCCTACACAGCTACAA ATGGTTCAGATGTTGTACAGTAATGGCGCTAATTCAATTTGGGAGCACTCTCTTCTGGACCCAGCGTCTGTAATGAGTGGAAAACGCAAGGCCAACCCCCAAGACAAATTGCA CCCCAACAAATCAGAATTCATCAAAGCTAAATATCAGATGTTGGCATTTGTTCACCGCATACCTTGTCGGGAGGATGACAGCTTAACAGCCAAGGACTTGAGTAAG cAACTCCATTCAAGTGTTCGTACTGGGAATCTTGAGACCTGTTTGAGATTGCTCTCACTGGGAGCTCAAGCAAACTTTTTTCACCCT GAAAAAGGAAACACTCCCTTGCATGTGGCAGCAAAGGCAGGCCAAGTCTCTCAGGCGGAACTGTTAACAGTTTACGGCGCCGATCCTGGAGCCCCAGATAGCAATGGCAAAACTCCCATTGACTATGCCAG GGAGGCGGGACACCACGAGCTGGCAGATAGACTAGTGGAAATTCAGTATGAGTTGACAGATCGGCTGGCGTTCTACCTGTGCGGAAGAAAACCAG ATCATAAAAATGGGCTGCACTTCATCGTTCCTCAAATGGCTGACAG CAGTTTAGATTTATCCGAACTGGCCAAGGCTGCAAAGAAGAAGCTGCAGTCA TTAAGTAATCATTTATTTGAGGAGCTGGCCATGGATGTGTACGATGAGGTGGACAGGCGAGAGACTGATGCAG TGTGGTTAGCAACACAGAATCACAGTGCTCTTGTGACTGAGACAACTCTGGTGCCTTTCCTTCCTGTTAATCCAGAGTATTCATCCACAAGGAACCAG ggACGCCAGAAACTTGCAAGATTCAATGCCCATGAATTTGCAACTCTTGTGATTGACATACTAAGTGATGCTAAGCGAAGACAACAAGGGAATTCAGTAACCATCCCTAAAG ACAACGTGGAACTTATCCTGAAGAGCATGTCTACTAGGCCATGCAGTGATAGCCAAGATAATGACCAACCCGACTACGACAGTGTAGCATCAGACGAGGATACGGACCAGGAGATCCCTTCAAGTAAAGGAGATAGGACAAAG AGCCTGGACTCTGATCTCTCTGACGGACCTATCACCATGCAGGAGTATCTTGAGGTGAAAAACGCGCTCTCGGCCTCCGAGGCCAAAATCCAGCATCTCCTGAAAGCCAACAGCAATCTGAGCGATGAGCTGCGACTAATGCAGAAAAAG CTGCAATCTCTGCAAAGTGAGAACACCTCTCTTAGGCGGCAGGTCACAGCCAATATCTATCAGATCCCCAGCACGTCAGACTATCCCGACCCTTCCAGTCCTTCGGCCCTGAAACGCCGGCAATCCGCTCGGGCCAGTCGGCCCATGTCTATGTACGAGACTGGCTCGGGGCTGAAGCCCTATCTCCCTAAAGGGGAAAGTCCTTATCCAGAGGAGGCTATCCCCACCCTGCATCCCTTTCCACCTCAT AAGGAAAAGGGTGCTTTTGTGACCACCTCTTCATCCCTCCCCTCATTTCCGTCCACCCTGTCCTGGTCCAAGGATGAAAGTAATCTAAAG GCCTCCAAGTTAGACAAGCAGAGCAGCATGCCTGAAAGCGATTACGACAATACATTCAACGATTCGGAGGTGGACGATTCGGG ggCGTGCAGGAGAGGAAGGCTGAGGAGCAGCGGCCGACTAGGGGAGGGCAGCTCCATCCCCGAGCTGGATGACCCAGAGGTGGAATTGGACTCCACCCTGCCCAGCACCGAGGATGTCATCCGCAAAACCGAGCAGATCACCAAGAATATTCAGGAGCTTCTGCGAGCAGCCCAGGATAACAAACACGAGAG ACCGTGCGAGCGTGAGGGCGTGCGCCGCCTCAGGCACAGTTTGGGATGTTTCAGCACTCTGGTGCCCTGGGCTgagaagccccccgcccctcttCATCCACTCAGCCTGCGATCCCCCGACCCCTCCTCTTG CTTCATACCCTGCTCAGAAAGAATACATGTGGCTGTAACAGAAATGGCTGCGCTCTTTCCAAAG aggCCACGCTCTGAGACCGTAAGGAGCTCTCTGCGCTTGTTGACGGCCAGCGCGTGCAGGCTTCAGAGCGAATGCCGGAAGGCGCTGCCTCCAGAAGGCTTCCCGGGACCGGACATGCAGCTTGTCACCCAGCAGGTTATCCAATGTGCTTATGATATTGCCAAGGCAGCTAAGCAGCTTGTCACCATCACCACTAAGGAAAACACCAACTGA
- the git2a gene encoding ARF GTPase-activating protein GIT2a isoform X5, with translation MSKRMRNTEVCADCSVPEPRWASVNRGVLICDECCSVHRSLGRHSSQVRHLTQTPWPPTQLQMVQMLYSNGANSIWEHSLLDPASVMSGKRKANPQDKLHPNKSEFIKAKYQMLAFVHRIPCREDDSLTAKDLSKQLHSSVRTGNLETCLRLLSLGAQANFFHPEKGNTPLHVAAKAGQVSQAELLTVYGADPGAPDSNGKTPIDYAREAGHHELADRLVEIQYELTDRLAFYLCGRKPDHKNGLHFIVPQMADSSLDLSELAKAAKKKLQSLSNHLFEELAMDVYDEVDRRETDAVWLATQNHSALVTETTLVPFLPVNPEYSSTRNQGRQKLARFNAHEFATLVIDILSDAKRRQQGNSVTIPKDNVELILKSMSTRPCSDSQDNDQPDYDSVASDEDTDQEIPSSKGDRTKSLDSDLSDGPITMQEYLEVKNALSASEAKIQHLLKANSNLSDELRLMQKKLQSLQSENTSLRRQVTANIYQIPSTSDYPDPSSPSALKRRQSARASRPMSMYETGSGLKPYLPKGESPYPEEAIPTLHPFPPHASKLDKQSSMPESDYDNTFNDSEVDDSGACRRGRLRSSGRLGEGSSIPELDDPEVELDSTLPSTEDVIRKTEQITKNIQELLRAAQDNKHESFIPCSERIHVAVTEMAALFPKRPRSETVRSSLRLLTASACRLQSECRKALPPEGFPGPDMQLVTQQVIQCAYDIAKAAKQLVTITTKENTN, from the exons ATGTCCAAACGCATGAGGAACACGGAGGTGTGTGCAGACTGTTCCGTCCCAG AACCCCGCTGGGCCTCAGTGAATAGGGGTGTGTTGATTTGTGATGAGTGTTGCAGTGTTCATCGAAGTCTGGGCAGGCACAGCTCACAAGTCCGCCATCTGACTCAAACGCCATGGCCTCCTACACAGCTACAA ATGGTTCAGATGTTGTACAGTAATGGCGCTAATTCAATTTGGGAGCACTCTCTTCTGGACCCAGCGTCTGTAATGAGTGGAAAACGCAAGGCCAACCCCCAAGACAAATTGCA CCCCAACAAATCAGAATTCATCAAAGCTAAATATCAGATGTTGGCATTTGTTCACCGCATACCTTGTCGGGAGGATGACAGCTTAACAGCCAAGGACTTGAGTAAG cAACTCCATTCAAGTGTTCGTACTGGGAATCTTGAGACCTGTTTGAGATTGCTCTCACTGGGAGCTCAAGCAAACTTTTTTCACCCT GAAAAAGGAAACACTCCCTTGCATGTGGCAGCAAAGGCAGGCCAAGTCTCTCAGGCGGAACTGTTAACAGTTTACGGCGCCGATCCTGGAGCCCCAGATAGCAATGGCAAAACTCCCATTGACTATGCCAG GGAGGCGGGACACCACGAGCTGGCAGATAGACTAGTGGAAATTCAGTATGAGTTGACAGATCGGCTGGCGTTCTACCTGTGCGGAAGAAAACCAG ATCATAAAAATGGGCTGCACTTCATCGTTCCTCAAATGGCTGACAG CAGTTTAGATTTATCCGAACTGGCCAAGGCTGCAAAGAAGAAGCTGCAGTCA TTAAGTAATCATTTATTTGAGGAGCTGGCCATGGATGTGTACGATGAGGTGGACAGGCGAGAGACTGATGCAG TGTGGTTAGCAACACAGAATCACAGTGCTCTTGTGACTGAGACAACTCTGGTGCCTTTCCTTCCTGTTAATCCAGAGTATTCATCCACAAGGAACCAG ggACGCCAGAAACTTGCAAGATTCAATGCCCATGAATTTGCAACTCTTGTGATTGACATACTAAGTGATGCTAAGCGAAGACAACAAGGGAATTCAGTAACCATCCCTAAAG ACAACGTGGAACTTATCCTGAAGAGCATGTCTACTAGGCCATGCAGTGATAGCCAAGATAATGACCAACCCGACTACGACAGTGTAGCATCAGACGAGGATACGGACCAGGAGATCCCTTCAAGTAAAGGAGATAGGACAAAG AGCCTGGACTCTGATCTCTCTGACGGACCTATCACCATGCAGGAGTATCTTGAGGTGAAAAACGCGCTCTCGGCCTCCGAGGCCAAAATCCAGCATCTCCTGAAAGCCAACAGCAATCTGAGCGATGAGCTGCGACTAATGCAGAAAAAG CTGCAATCTCTGCAAAGTGAGAACACCTCTCTTAGGCGGCAGGTCACAGCCAATATCTATCAGATCCCCAGCACGTCAGACTATCCCGACCCTTCCAGTCCTTCGGCCCTGAAACGCCGGCAATCCGCTCGGGCCAGTCGGCCCATGTCTATGTACGAGACTGGCTCGGGGCTGAAGCCCTATCTCCCTAAAGGGGAAAGTCCTTATCCAGAGGAGGCTATCCCCACCCTGCATCCCTTTCCACCTCAT GCCTCCAAGTTAGACAAGCAGAGCAGCATGCCTGAAAGCGATTACGACAATACATTCAACGATTCGGAGGTGGACGATTCGGG ggCGTGCAGGAGAGGAAGGCTGAGGAGCAGCGGCCGACTAGGGGAGGGCAGCTCCATCCCCGAGCTGGATGACCCAGAGGTGGAATTGGACTCCACCCTGCCCAGCACCGAGGATGTCATCCGCAAAACCGAGCAGATCACCAAGAATATTCAGGAGCTTCTGCGAGCAGCCCAGGATAACAAACACGAGAG CTTCATACCCTGCTCAGAAAGAATACATGTGGCTGTAACAGAAATGGCTGCGCTCTTTCCAAAG aggCCACGCTCTGAGACCGTAAGGAGCTCTCTGCGCTTGTTGACGGCCAGCGCGTGCAGGCTTCAGAGCGAATGCCGGAAGGCGCTGCCTCCAGAAGGCTTCCCGGGACCGGACATGCAGCTTGTCACCCAGCAGGTTATCCAATGTGCTTATGATATTGCCAAGGCAGCTAAGCAGCTTGTCACCATCACCACTAAGGAAAACACCAACTGA
- the git2a gene encoding ARF GTPase-activating protein GIT2a isoform X4, which translates to MSKRMRNTEVCADCSVPEPRWASVNRGVLICDECCSVHRSLGRHSSQVRHLTQTPWPPTQLQMVQMLYSNGANSIWEHSLLDPASVMSGKRKANPQDKLHPNKSEFIKAKYQMLAFVHRIPCREDDSLTAKDLSKQLHSSVRTGNLETCLRLLSLGAQANFFHPEKGNTPLHVAAKAGQVSQAELLTVYGADPGAPDSNGKTPIDYAREAGHHELADRLVEIQYELTDRLAFYLCGRKPDHKNGLHFIVPQMADSSLDLSELAKAAKKKLQSLSNHLFEELAMDVYDEVDRRETDAVWLATQNHSALVTETTLVPFLPVNPEYSSTRNQGRQKLARFNAHEFATLVIDILSDAKRRQQGNSVTIPKDNVELILKSMSTRPCSDSQDNDQPDYDSVASDEDTDQEIPSSKGDRTKSLDSDLSDGPITMQEYLEVKNALSASEAKIQHLLKANSNLSDELRLMQKKLQSLQSENTSLRRQVTANIYQIPSTSDYPDPSSPSALKRRQSARASRPMSMYETGSGLKPYLPKGESPYPEEAIPTLHPFPPHHQSLPLQASKLDKQSSMPESDYDNTFNDSEVDDSGACRRGRLRSSGRLGEGSSIPELDDPEVELDSTLPSTEDVIRKTEQITKNIQELLRAAQDNKHESFIPCSERIHVAVTEMAALFPKRPRSETVRSSLRLLTASACRLQSECRKALPPEGFPGPDMQLVTQQVIQCAYDIAKAAKQLVTITTKENTN; encoded by the exons ATGTCCAAACGCATGAGGAACACGGAGGTGTGTGCAGACTGTTCCGTCCCAG AACCCCGCTGGGCCTCAGTGAATAGGGGTGTGTTGATTTGTGATGAGTGTTGCAGTGTTCATCGAAGTCTGGGCAGGCACAGCTCACAAGTCCGCCATCTGACTCAAACGCCATGGCCTCCTACACAGCTACAA ATGGTTCAGATGTTGTACAGTAATGGCGCTAATTCAATTTGGGAGCACTCTCTTCTGGACCCAGCGTCTGTAATGAGTGGAAAACGCAAGGCCAACCCCCAAGACAAATTGCA CCCCAACAAATCAGAATTCATCAAAGCTAAATATCAGATGTTGGCATTTGTTCACCGCATACCTTGTCGGGAGGATGACAGCTTAACAGCCAAGGACTTGAGTAAG cAACTCCATTCAAGTGTTCGTACTGGGAATCTTGAGACCTGTTTGAGATTGCTCTCACTGGGAGCTCAAGCAAACTTTTTTCACCCT GAAAAAGGAAACACTCCCTTGCATGTGGCAGCAAAGGCAGGCCAAGTCTCTCAGGCGGAACTGTTAACAGTTTACGGCGCCGATCCTGGAGCCCCAGATAGCAATGGCAAAACTCCCATTGACTATGCCAG GGAGGCGGGACACCACGAGCTGGCAGATAGACTAGTGGAAATTCAGTATGAGTTGACAGATCGGCTGGCGTTCTACCTGTGCGGAAGAAAACCAG ATCATAAAAATGGGCTGCACTTCATCGTTCCTCAAATGGCTGACAG CAGTTTAGATTTATCCGAACTGGCCAAGGCTGCAAAGAAGAAGCTGCAGTCA TTAAGTAATCATTTATTTGAGGAGCTGGCCATGGATGTGTACGATGAGGTGGACAGGCGAGAGACTGATGCAG TGTGGTTAGCAACACAGAATCACAGTGCTCTTGTGACTGAGACAACTCTGGTGCCTTTCCTTCCTGTTAATCCAGAGTATTCATCCACAAGGAACCAG ggACGCCAGAAACTTGCAAGATTCAATGCCCATGAATTTGCAACTCTTGTGATTGACATACTAAGTGATGCTAAGCGAAGACAACAAGGGAATTCAGTAACCATCCCTAAAG ACAACGTGGAACTTATCCTGAAGAGCATGTCTACTAGGCCATGCAGTGATAGCCAAGATAATGACCAACCCGACTACGACAGTGTAGCATCAGACGAGGATACGGACCAGGAGATCCCTTCAAGTAAAGGAGATAGGACAAAG AGCCTGGACTCTGATCTCTCTGACGGACCTATCACCATGCAGGAGTATCTTGAGGTGAAAAACGCGCTCTCGGCCTCCGAGGCCAAAATCCAGCATCTCCTGAAAGCCAACAGCAATCTGAGCGATGAGCTGCGACTAATGCAGAAAAAG CTGCAATCTCTGCAAAGTGAGAACACCTCTCTTAGGCGGCAGGTCACAGCCAATATCTATCAGATCCCCAGCACGTCAGACTATCCCGACCCTTCCAGTCCTTCGGCCCTGAAACGCCGGCAATCCGCTCGGGCCAGTCGGCCCATGTCTATGTACGAGACTGGCTCGGGGCTGAAGCCCTATCTCCCTAAAGGGGAAAGTCCTTATCCAGAGGAGGCTATCCCCACCCTGCATCCCTTTCCACCTCAT CATCAATCGCTTCCTCTGCAGGCCTCCAAGTTAGACAAGCAGAGCAGCATGCCTGAAAGCGATTACGACAATACATTCAACGATTCGGAGGTGGACGATTCGGG ggCGTGCAGGAGAGGAAGGCTGAGGAGCAGCGGCCGACTAGGGGAGGGCAGCTCCATCCCCGAGCTGGATGACCCAGAGGTGGAATTGGACTCCACCCTGCCCAGCACCGAGGATGTCATCCGCAAAACCGAGCAGATCACCAAGAATATTCAGGAGCTTCTGCGAGCAGCCCAGGATAACAAACACGAGAG CTTCATACCCTGCTCAGAAAGAATACATGTGGCTGTAACAGAAATGGCTGCGCTCTTTCCAAAG aggCCACGCTCTGAGACCGTAAGGAGCTCTCTGCGCTTGTTGACGGCCAGCGCGTGCAGGCTTCAGAGCGAATGCCGGAAGGCGCTGCCTCCAGAAGGCTTCCCGGGACCGGACATGCAGCTTGTCACCCAGCAGGTTATCCAATGTGCTTATGATATTGCCAAGGCAGCTAAGCAGCTTGTCACCATCACCACTAAGGAAAACACCAACTGA